From one Brevundimonas sp. PAMC22021 genomic stretch:
- a CDS encoding TnsA endonuclease N-terminal domain-containing protein: MSVVDPCCPQISPPTIDVAVRSVALKDVEPLSWESLSASATLVATPCGTPIRTIVTGRRFITTGVYASRKAGRPQPYESMNERAFFMHCEVDTEVLDYRAQPFRLEFAQEGRRRTYIVDCVRLMADGSIEVVEVKSDPRALHDHDYAEKLHAIRTICEQVGWRFRLVFKMALLEPAAVHQNVLDVQSWRMTEYTSADVFRIVEAFRRTGRAVLGDLVEHFASRALAFAKLKAMMVGRIVRIDLTQPIGNATPVALVSDSREAWK; this comes from the coding sequence ATGTCCGTCGTCGATCCCTGCTGCCCGCAAATCAGCCCCCCCACAATAGATGTCGCCGTTCGCTCCGTAGCCCTGAAGGACGTGGAGCCTTTATCCTGGGAAAGCCTCTCGGCGTCAGCGACCCTGGTCGCCACGCCATGTGGAACCCCCATTCGCACCATCGTTACGGGGCGAAGATTCATTACGACCGGCGTCTACGCCAGCCGCAAGGCGGGCCGGCCGCAGCCCTACGAGAGCATGAACGAACGCGCGTTCTTCATGCATTGTGAGGTCGATACCGAGGTGCTCGATTATCGGGCACAGCCATTTCGGCTGGAGTTCGCGCAAGAGGGACGCAGGCGCACTTACATCGTCGACTGCGTACGGCTTATGGCCGACGGCAGCATTGAGGTGGTCGAGGTTAAATCCGACCCTCGTGCGCTTCATGATCATGACTACGCAGAGAAGCTCCACGCGATTCGGACGATCTGCGAGCAGGTCGGATGGCGCTTTCGCCTTGTATTCAAAATGGCGCTGCTGGAACCGGCGGCGGTCCATCAGAACGTGCTGGACGTCCAGTCTTGGCGAATGACCGAATACACGAGCGCGGATGTGTTTCGGATCGTGGAGGCGTTCCGACGAACAGGTCGCGCCGTTCTCGGAGACCTGGTCGAGCATTTCGCCTCACGGGCGCTCGCGTTTGCCAAACTGAAGGCCATGATGGTCGGGCGGATCGTGCGCATCGACCTGACGCAACCGATTGGGAATGCCACTCCAGTCGCTCTCGTCTCCGACTCAAGGGAGGCCTGGAAATGA